The Lysobacter enzymogenes genome window below encodes:
- a CDS encoding S1 family peptidase, with product MKASHCIGLATVLALAGLSASAQAAQKDAGDIVRPQIIGGIDVGNGKYPFMVTVQLKLLGGDNAYDNHWCGGSLISPWLVLTAAHCVGFDAAQYTVIAGRTALKNEAQGIKAEVAAAYVHPKYLAGDGGYDVAILELKAPITKIKPVALVTAGTDALERPGTQLTNIGWGNTIQQNPFPPGGNGVNQPNRLQEVQLPVVSYAECEYAYRGTGMLASQALDLCAGRTGKDACQGDSGGPLFVALPGSKNFLQVGVVSRGAGCGATGYPGIFTRVANEEISAFIANPAAKGVKLGKAK from the coding sequence ATGAAAGCTTCGCACTGCATCGGCCTGGCCACCGTCCTGGCGCTGGCCGGATTGAGCGCTTCGGCGCAAGCGGCGCAAAAAGACGCCGGCGACATCGTCCGCCCGCAGATCATCGGCGGCATCGACGTCGGCAACGGCAAGTACCCGTTCATGGTCACCGTGCAGCTCAAGCTGCTCGGCGGCGACAACGCCTACGACAACCACTGGTGCGGCGGTTCGCTGATTTCGCCGTGGCTGGTGCTGACCGCGGCGCACTGCGTCGGCTTCGACGCCGCGCAGTACACGGTGATCGCCGGCCGCACCGCGCTGAAGAACGAGGCGCAAGGCATCAAGGCCGAAGTCGCCGCGGCCTATGTGCATCCCAAGTACCTCGCCGGCGACGGCGGCTACGATGTGGCGATCCTGGAGCTGAAGGCGCCGATCACCAAGATCAAGCCGGTCGCGCTGGTCACCGCCGGCACCGATGCGCTCGAACGTCCCGGCACGCAGCTGACCAACATCGGCTGGGGCAACACCATCCAGCAAAATCCGTTCCCGCCCGGCGGCAACGGCGTGAACCAGCCCAACCGCCTGCAGGAAGTGCAGCTGCCGGTGGTGTCGTACGCCGAATGCGAATACGCCTACCGCGGCACCGGCATGCTCGCCTCGCAGGCGCTGGACCTGTGCGCCGGCCGCACCGGCAAGGACGCCTGCCAGGGCGATTCCGGCGGCCCGCTGTTCGTGGCCCTGCCCGGCAGCAAGAACTTCCTCCAGGTCGGCGTGGTCAGCCGCGGCGCCGGCTGCGGCGCGACCGGTTATCCGGGCATCTTCACCCGCGTGGCCAACGAGGAGATCTCGGCCTTCATCGCCAATCCCGCCGCGAAGGGCGTGAAGCTCGGCAAGGCGAAGTGA
- a CDS encoding DUF1428 domain-containing protein: MSYVDGFVLAVPKDNIAAYRKLARKAGKIWMEYGAVAYWENIGDDVPPGKVTSFPLAVKLKPGEVVAFSWIVFKSRKHRDKVNAQVMKDPRLDMDPSKMPFDAKRMIFGGFKPLVVL; encoded by the coding sequence ATGAGTTACGTCGACGGTTTCGTATTGGCGGTGCCGAAGGACAACATCGCCGCGTACCGCAAGCTGGCGCGCAAGGCCGGCAAGATCTGGATGGAGTACGGCGCGGTGGCGTACTGGGAGAACATCGGCGACGACGTGCCGCCGGGCAAGGTCACCTCGTTCCCGCTGGCGGTCAAGCTCAAGCCCGGCGAAGTGGTGGCGTTCTCGTGGATCGTGTTCAAGTCGCGCAAGCATCGCGACAAGGTCAACGCGCAGGTGATGAAAGACCCGCGCCTGGACATGGACCCGAGCAAGATGCCGTTCGACGCCAAGCGCATGATCTTCGGCGGCTTCAAGCCGCTGGTGGTGCTTTAA
- a CDS encoding GNAT family N-acetyltransferase translates to MRADRPTERADTGSSPRSTDASTPMDHRNLRLRDWRADDRDAGLALFDSNTPRFFAASERQDFIDFIDDLPGPYFVLEDAHGRALGCAGYAAARNDASKAVLCWGMVHGELHRSGLGSVLLAQRLARIAADPACRSVSIETSQHSCGFFARHGFVELRRTVDGFAPGMDLVEMMLVLARPAPTG, encoded by the coding sequence ATGCGCGCCGATCGCCCGACCGAGCGTGCCGACACCGGCTCGTCGCCACGTTCGACGGATGCAAGCACACCGATGGATCACCGCAACCTGCGCCTGCGCGACTGGCGCGCCGACGACCGCGACGCCGGCCTGGCCTTGTTCGACAGCAATACGCCGCGTTTTTTCGCCGCATCGGAACGGCAGGACTTCATCGACTTCATCGACGACCTGCCGGGTCCGTACTTCGTCCTCGAAGACGCGCACGGACGCGCGCTGGGATGCGCAGGCTATGCGGCCGCGCGCAACGACGCATCGAAAGCGGTGTTGTGCTGGGGCATGGTGCATGGCGAACTGCATCGCAGCGGCCTGGGTTCGGTCCTGCTCGCGCAGCGGCTCGCCCGCATCGCGGCCGATCCGGCCTGCCGTTCCGTGTCGATAGAAACCTCCCAGCACAGCTGCGGATTTTTCGCGCGCCATGGCTTCGTGGAGCTCCGCCGGACCGTCGACGGCTTCGCTCCGGGCATGGATCTGGTCGAGATGATGCTGGTCCTGGCCCGGCCCGCACCGACGGGCTGA
- a CDS encoding YceI family protein: MNLTALCLLTSLALFAGSAAAAPTTYKIDPSHTYPSFEADHMGGLSKWRGKFDKSAGSIVLDKQAGTGTVEVSIDIASIDFGLDAMNEEAKKPMLFDAAKFPTATYKGKLAGFKDGKPGKVEGEFTLHGVTKPLELRIGQFKCMPHPMYKREVCGADASASFQRDQFGMAAGKDYGFDMTVALHIQIEAIAEETPAAK; encoded by the coding sequence ATGAACCTGACTGCGCTTTGCCTGCTGACCTCGCTCGCCCTGTTCGCCGGCTCCGCCGCGGCCGCGCCGACGACCTACAAGATCGATCCCAGCCACACCTATCCGAGCTTCGAAGCCGACCACATGGGCGGGCTGTCGAAGTGGCGCGGCAAGTTCGACAAGTCCGCGGGCAGCATCGTTCTCGACAAGCAGGCCGGCACCGGTACGGTCGAGGTCAGCATCGACATCGCCAGCATCGATTTCGGTCTGGATGCGATGAACGAGGAAGCCAAGAAGCCGATGCTGTTCGACGCCGCCAAGTTCCCGACCGCGACCTACAAGGGCAAGCTCGCCGGCTTCAAGGACGGCAAGCCGGGCAAGGTCGAGGGCGAGTTCACCCTGCACGGCGTGACCAAGCCGCTGGAGCTGCGCATCGGCCAGTTCAAATGCATGCCGCATCCGATGTACAAGCGCGAGGTCTGCGGCGCCGACGCCAGCGCCAGCTTCCAGCGCGATCAGTTCGGCATGGCGGCGGGCAAGGACTACGGTTTCGACATGACCGTAGCGCTGCATATCCAGATCGAAGCCATCGCCGAGGAAACGCCCGCGGCGAAGTGA
- the gyrA gene encoding DNA gyrase subunit A, whose amino-acid sequence MAELAKEIIQVNLEDEMRRSYLDYAMSVIVGRALPDVRDGLKPVHRRVLYAMNELGTHANKPHVKSARIVGDVIGKYHPHGDQSVYDTLVRMAQPFSLRYLLVDGQGNFGSVDGDDAAAMRYTEARMTRLTHELLADIDKETVDFQPNYDEKELEPIVLPTRVPNLLVNGSAGIAVGMATNIPPHNLTEVINATIALIDEPEIDVDGLMAYIQGPDFPTAGIINGTAGIVAAYRTGRGRVRMRARAEIEVNQDTGREAIVVTEIPYQVNKARLIEKIAELVKEKRLEGISELRDESDKDGMRIFIEVKRGEAAEVVLNNLYQQTQMESVFGINMVALVDGRPQLLTLKQVLEAFVRHRREVVTRRTIFELRKARQRAHILEGLTVALANIDEMIELIKTSANPNEARERMLAKTWEPGLVGALLQAAGAEASRPEDLPQGVGLHDGRYQLTEVQANQILEMRLHRLTGLEQEKLTEEYRQLLEAIRGLIEILENPDVLLEVIRTELRNLKEEFGDERRSEIRASEEDLDILDLIAPEDVVVTLSHAGYAKRQPVSAYRAQKRGGKGRNAAATKDEDFIDKLWLVNTHDTLLTFTSTGRVFWLPVHQLPEAGPNARGRPIINWLALEAGEQVQAVLPVREYDEDHFVFFATRNGRVKKTPLTEFAFKLARGKIAINLDDSDALVDVALTNGERDVMLFASNGRAARFAESTVRPMGRTAGGVRGMRLLAASAADSEGDDAAAVEGDVDAVDAPNDSGTYVVSLVVVEGDGDILTASERGYGKRTPVGDYPRKGRGTQGVIALKTNERNGTLVGAIQLSDHHEVLMISDGGTLVRTRAAEISQVGRNTQGVTLMRLSEGETLQTIERVDASLDEEDGEGELAAPPVADAAGEGPETPAPEA is encoded by the coding sequence ATGGCCGAACTCGCCAAGGAAATCATCCAGGTCAATCTCGAAGACGAGATGCGCCGCAGCTACCTCGACTACGCCATGAGCGTGATCGTGGGGCGCGCGCTACCCGACGTCCGCGACGGCCTCAAGCCTGTGCACCGCCGCGTCCTGTACGCGATGAACGAGCTCGGCACCCACGCCAACAAGCCGCACGTCAAGTCCGCGCGCATCGTCGGCGACGTGATCGGCAAGTACCACCCGCACGGCGACCAGTCGGTGTACGACACCCTGGTGCGCATGGCGCAGCCGTTCTCGCTGCGCTATCTGCTGGTCGACGGCCAGGGCAACTTCGGCTCGGTCGACGGCGACGACGCCGCGGCGATGCGTTACACCGAGGCGCGCATGACGCGCCTGACCCACGAACTGCTCGCCGACATCGACAAGGAAACCGTCGATTTCCAGCCCAACTACGACGAGAAGGAACTCGAGCCGATCGTGCTGCCGACGCGGGTGCCGAACCTGCTGGTGAACGGCTCGGCCGGCATCGCGGTCGGCATGGCGACCAACATCCCGCCGCACAACCTCACCGAAGTCATCAACGCGACCATCGCGCTGATCGACGAACCGGAGATCGACGTCGACGGCCTGATGGCGTACATCCAGGGCCCCGACTTCCCGACCGCGGGCATCATCAACGGCACCGCCGGCATCGTCGCCGCCTACCGCACCGGCCGCGGCCGCGTGCGCATGCGCGCGCGCGCCGAGATCGAAGTCAACCAGGACACCGGCCGCGAGGCGATCGTCGTCACCGAGATCCCGTACCAGGTCAACAAGGCGCGGCTGATCGAGAAGATCGCCGAGCTGGTCAAGGAAAAGCGCCTGGAAGGCATCAGCGAGCTGCGCGACGAGTCCGACAAGGACGGCATGCGCATCTTCATCGAGGTCAAGCGCGGCGAAGCGGCCGAAGTGGTGCTCAACAACCTCTATCAGCAGACGCAGATGGAGTCGGTGTTCGGCATCAACATGGTCGCCCTGGTCGACGGCCGGCCGCAGCTGCTGACGCTCAAGCAGGTGCTGGAAGCGTTCGTGCGCCACCGCCGCGAGGTGGTGACCCGGCGCACCATCTTCGAACTGCGCAAGGCGCGCCAGCGCGCGCACATCCTGGAAGGCCTGACGGTCGCGCTCGCCAACATCGACGAGATGATCGAGCTGATCAAGACCTCGGCGAACCCGAACGAAGCGCGCGAGCGCATGCTGGCCAAGACCTGGGAACCGGGCCTGGTCGGCGCGCTGCTGCAGGCCGCCGGCGCCGAAGCCTCGCGTCCGGAAGACCTGCCGCAGGGCGTGGGCCTGCACGACGGCCGCTACCAGCTGACCGAGGTCCAGGCCAACCAGATCCTGGAAATGCGCCTGCACCGCCTGACCGGCCTGGAGCAGGAAAAGCTCACCGAGGAATACCGCCAGCTGCTCGAGGCGATCCGCGGCCTGATCGAGATTCTCGAAAATCCCGACGTGCTGCTCGAAGTGATCCGCACCGAGCTGCGCAACCTCAAGGAAGAATTCGGCGACGAGCGCCGCAGCGAAATCCGCGCCAGCGAGGAGGATCTCGACATCCTCGACCTGATCGCGCCGGAAGACGTGGTGGTGACGTTGTCGCACGCCGGCTACGCCAAGCGCCAGCCGGTCAGCGCCTATCGCGCGCAGAAGCGCGGCGGCAAGGGTCGCAACGCGGCGGCGACCAAGGACGAGGACTTCATCGACAAGCTGTGGCTGGTCAACACCCACGACACGTTGCTGACCTTCACCAGCACCGGCCGGGTGTTCTGGCTGCCGGTGCACCAGCTGCCCGAGGCCGGCCCGAACGCGCGCGGCCGCCCGATCATCAACTGGCTGGCGCTGGAAGCCGGCGAGCAGGTGCAGGCGGTGCTGCCGGTGCGCGAGTACGACGAGGACCACTTCGTGTTCTTCGCCACCCGCAACGGCCGGGTCAAGAAGACCCCGCTGACCGAGTTCGCGTTCAAGCTGGCGCGCGGCAAGATCGCGATCAACCTCGACGACAGCGACGCGCTGGTCGACGTGGCGCTGACCAACGGCGAGCGCGACGTGATGCTGTTCGCCTCCAACGGCCGCGCCGCGCGCTTCGCCGAATCGACCGTGCGGCCGATGGGCCGCACCGCCGGCGGCGTGCGCGGCATGCGCCTGCTCGCGGCGTCGGCGGCCGACAGCGAGGGCGACGATGCGGCGGCGGTCGAAGGCGACGTCGACGCGGTCGATGCGCCGAACGACAGCGGCACCTACGTGGTGAGCCTGGTCGTCGTCGAAGGCGACGGCGACATCCTCACCGCCAGCGAGCGCGGCTACGGCAAGCGCACGCCGGTCGGCGACTATCCGCGCAAGGGCCGCGGCACCCAGGGCGTGATCGCGCTGAAGACCAACGAGCGCAACGGTACCCTGGTCGGCGCGATCCAGCTCAGCGACCACCACGAAGTGCTGATGATCTCCGACGGCGGCACCCTGGTGCGCACGCGCGCGGCGGAGATCTCGCAGGTCGGGCGCAACACCCAGGGCGTGACCCTGATGCGGCTGTCCGAAGGCGAGACCCTGCAGACCATCGAGCGCGTGGACGCGTCGCTGGACGAAGAGGACGGCGAAGGCGAACTGGCCGCGCCGCCGGTCGCGGACGCCGCGGGCGAGGGGCCGGAGACTCCGGCGCCGGAGGCTTGA
- the mtnA gene encoding S-methyl-5-thioribose-1-phosphate isomerase translates to MNDAIDFDRYDRIRPIRWTGQALELLDQRKLPFAVEYATCADSDAVAAAIHALTVRGAPAIGIAAAWGAVLAARAVEAGDGAQALALIEPALQRLNAARPTAVNLAWALARMRRALAGAGADWREVLEREAQAIADEDLAANRRMGALGAALIEPGLGVLTHCNTGSLATAGFGTALGVIRAGVAQGRIGRVFAGETRPWLQGARLTVWELEQDGIAPTLIADSAAAHLMKSGQVGWVIVGADRICANGDTANKIGTYQLAIAARHHGVKFMVVAPSSTVDMDTPSGELIEIEERDPGELFAVGGARTAAERVGAWNPVFDVTPHALIDAIVTERGVIERPDAAAMRAAFGG, encoded by the coding sequence ATGAACGACGCCATCGATTTCGACCGTTACGACCGCATCCGCCCGATCCGCTGGACCGGCCAGGCCCTGGAACTGCTCGACCAGCGCAAGCTGCCGTTCGCCGTGGAATACGCGACCTGCGCCGACAGCGACGCCGTCGCCGCGGCGATCCACGCGCTGACCGTGCGCGGCGCGCCCGCGATCGGCATCGCCGCGGCCTGGGGCGCGGTGCTGGCCGCGCGCGCGGTCGAGGCCGGCGATGGCGCGCAGGCGCTGGCTTTGATCGAACCGGCGCTGCAGCGGCTCAACGCCGCGCGCCCGACCGCGGTCAACCTGGCCTGGGCGCTGGCGCGCATGCGCCGCGCGCTGGCCGGCGCCGGCGCCGACTGGCGCGAGGTGCTGGAGCGCGAAGCCCAGGCCATCGCCGACGAAGACCTCGCCGCCAATCGCCGCATGGGCGCGCTCGGCGCGGCCCTGATCGAACCCGGCCTCGGCGTGCTGACCCATTGCAACACCGGCTCGCTGGCCACGGCGGGCTTCGGCACCGCGCTCGGCGTGATCCGCGCCGGCGTCGCCCAGGGCCGGATCGGCCGCGTGTTCGCCGGCGAGACCCGGCCGTGGCTGCAGGGCGCGCGCCTGACCGTGTGGGAACTCGAACAGGACGGCATCGCCCCGACCCTGATCGCCGACTCGGCCGCCGCGCACCTGATGAAAAGCGGCCAGGTCGGCTGGGTCATCGTCGGTGCCGACCGCATCTGCGCCAACGGCGACACCGCCAACAAGATCGGCACCTACCAGCTCGCCATCGCCGCGCGCCACCACGGCGTCAAGTTCATGGTGGTGGCGCCGTCCTCGACCGTGGACATGGACACCCCATCGGGCGAGCTGATCGAAATCGAGGAGCGCGACCCGGGCGAACTGTTCGCGGTCGGCGGCGCGCGCACCGCGGCCGAGCGGGTCGGCGCCTGGAACCCGGTGTTCGACGTGACCCCGCACGCGCTGATCGACGCCATCGTGACCGAGCGCGGCGTGATCGAGCGGCCGGATGCGGCGGCGATGCGGGCGGCGTTCGGCGGCTGA